The Gossypium hirsutum isolate 1008001.06 chromosome A03, Gossypium_hirsutum_v2.1, whole genome shotgun sequence genome contains the following window.
GATTTAATTATGTCTTTCCTTCTATTTTCCTcacaaaattattaattttttatttagtcactaaaatttttgaaattaaatattttaatcactttGAACTAGAGATGCTCATAGGTCAGGTCAGCTCGGGTCGAGTTGAGTTCGGTCTGAGcctaaatatgatattaacatattttatgcttTACCCAAGCTCGACCTAGCCCAAAAAAAATGGACTTAAAATTTTGCTCGAACCCACACACAATTGCAAAAGGCAAATTCAAGCTCATTTTAGGCTTGcccatattatattttaaatatatttatattatactattttaaaatttattttttatttattgaactttttatatagtcatcttaatattattttaatgtttatattagagtagtattatatatttagtgtaggtttatttttttaatgtgttacaaataacaaatataaaatattataaacttaaaaatgggttTGATTGtattttaaacgggcctaatttTTTGCCCAAAACCCTCCTAAATTTCAAGTTAGCCTTCGGGTCTAGGCGGGTAGCCTGGCCCATGAACATGTCTACTTTGAGCTAATACAAGCTCTTTTTATTGGTCTAGTAACAAAATTTGCCCTCTAATATTTAtgcattctatcaatttgatcctaaatgaaaaaaattcaataaatttggcCATCAATATTtgcaaaatctatcaatttagtcctaacactaaaaattttaaaaatatcttttaataaaaatcatttttaacctTTTATAACCCATTGTCTAACTAGTGATGTTAACAAGGCAAGGCAAGGCAATTTTTTGCCCGTTCCACCCAAATGCTCTACTGCCATGCTCCTATTGGGAAATGTGcttatattgtagtaaacatgtaactgttttctatttatttcaacaatgaataaataaataaagttaaattcACATTTCACTAATatgtcttttatatatatttttttttgcatgcataacaaaattgtaacaagcaaatattagctcgttgattgtctaagttcaaattgaagataagttgtattgtaagaacatttacattgcaaaaaagataaattacttcagtaaataatctaaatgagtctgtaatctcataaaaaaatcaaaatgagcaTTTGGTTCaatatgtcgtctacaattccaattgggagTGGTTAGCCTCGGCTATTagagtagttgactccacgggtagagacatcaatgtattcattggaagaatgatataTTGGACTGGACcctaaatgaattaattttgaatccgtttgtgaattaattcacttgtggcgttcatggtgtgatttacttaAATTCTGATTTAGTCACTGACTATACATATGCAACTCATGAGCTTTGATATAAATGGAggtttatgctctaaagatgattgagcccatAACCGGTATGTTGGATACATGACTtatgtatggcatggctttactagtaataatggaattcatagctcaatgaATGAATTAATATATCTTCTCATTGGTATTGTGTGGATCGATAAACATGAAACATGATCACGGATTACTAGTTTTCGAACAAGCCAAAAAAGATTTGATTAATGATGAAACTCCATGTTAgagtatgtaacaccccctacccgtattcattgccggaatagggtatgaggcattaccggagtttactgaacattttcagataattttgagtcatttattattcatattttgaaacaATCATAACGTCtttctattgggccctcgaagcccaaaacatacattagaaaccaagTGGAATAAAATCGAGATCATAAAAAagtttcgcaaaatcttaaattatattttcatcaagtacttaccatttcaatgctccttataattaaacatgttaccattcaatcaatagcttggcacttgtctaagcatcaaacaacaacattgttagtatacttgcacatttttcatataaattcaacattgatatacctattttctcaacatatcacacttgagtttaataatagtctcaacttacataatttccttgtatcaacatatcaaagataattatatatgtacatgtcacaaaatatattattctcttactatttcttcataagtatatatcattcatttcgttatatcaatatttcatgcaccatcatttccttatatcttgtatatatttatttcggtaatagttcgtattaaacttaacataaattaaattccatgtacctatacttatttcattaatctatcttattaattatttcatacaactattttgtacatatatttccatatgaccaattcctgtaagcatttcacacaatcatttcatataaccattccaactgatacatattacctgaatatcgattgttcaatagatatcttggcgtttctcttcctcgatcttatttatctttgacatgatgtcatagtatctttcaactatgatTTACtcgttttctgtcatgttgccatggtatatttcaaccatggtcttattcattttcctgtcatgttgccatggtatctttcaaccatggtcttactcatttcatgtcaagttgccatggtatctttcaaccatggtcttattcatttcacatcacgttgccatggtatcttttaaccatggtcttacacatttcatatcacattgccatggtatctttcaaccatggtcttattcattttcccgtcatgttaccatggtatctttcaaccatggtcttactcattttataTCAAGTTGCCATTGTAtgtttcaaccatggtcttacacatttcatatcaagttgccatggtatctttcaaccatggtcttacacattccaTATTAGAGaacacactcccgcgaacctcatccttacagtgggattaccagtccaggctaaatcccctgtaatataaactcatagagtattgtcgggattaccagtccaggctaaattcagaccctaattcggattacccgtccgggctaaatccattttccacatattcttcgggagggctatatcaggataggatcacccgtccgggctagatcctttttaccgttaattccttttcagagatccatcgaattttccttccattcaaccgagattttttttctttttttttcaaatatatcaatgtttcataaatttccatataatgaacattcaaatcatattcatataaaaaaacatacatttcaagcatttaagaatattattcaagttacacgaacttacttggcgGAATTGAAGAAATATCAAGAttaaggggcattttggtaatttaccattttcccaattttcacccgatcttaaattgaaaatttcattcaatttattaatttagataataaaaaaattcattcccttcaattttgtcatttttgacatttttacaaaattaccccctaaagttttacttttattcaattcagtccttaaccctaaaacatgcaaattagccatgctagctggatattcatatatattttcctcctcctcctctccattccacatccttaatgtatataacacacttgtaagtaacattatctataatctttattatttacttttatgaatattcaagttattcatctgtgtcatagtcactaaattatttatatctggagctatataactccaaattaagatccgataattttacctaaaactagactcatatatatttttaccataaaattttaaaaatttttggtttagccaataagtacagtttattctttaacgTTACCCTTGTTCTGCTCTCTAACAGTTCCGaatcttcttcactaaaaattaattatatcctcatacaagattcaaatgatgttttcgtttgtttctatggaaaataagctcattaaggattctaaacatataaatttaagcccctaattatttttctccaattttttatgattttccaaagtcaaaacaggggaacccgaaatcattctaaccttgtctcataaaatttattatatctcatgattcacaattccattgcttacatcgtttcttttataagaaactagactcaataagctttaatttcatattttattcatcctccaGTTCGatatatacaatttttggtgattttcaaagttatactactgttgctgtccaaaacagttttagtgaaaatgttgatttccattttgccccaaatttcacagtttatacaattcagtccttgctcaattaacccctcaattgagctaatttttctcaattaatactttagtctATCATTTTAAACTTGTTCGTAACCCCTAAAAATCAGAACTTTAGCATTAGACattaattccaaactctttcttaattaggtcctaaaatgaatttccatcaattttacttgataaaatcatcatataccaaaagtaaagcttcaattctatgattattcatcatattatttcagcactcatccataaaaactttaaaaattagccatggaatcaaaaactaaagaaatagtaagttggacccaattgtaaaattccaaaaacatagaaatttcaaggagaaagcaagaattaaacttacatgaagctagagcatgaaaaccagcttgaacacccttccatggctatttttcagctgatgaatatgaagacaaatgaagagaattctagatattccaatttagtcccatttttatttagctaattttagcaattttccaattttgcccttatttcaccatttcctgatttttctcagctattgccgcccaaaatatctcctttgagcttattttcactttaggtccttacTCATTTGAAAATTgggctatttaatccttttagcaacttttacacattttccaatttaatccttcttatttaattgaccacccaaacgtcaaaattttctaacgaaattttaatagtACCTTATTGacattctgtaaatatttataaaaatatttatggctcggtttataacatcgagatctcgatacctctttttctcaatttcttgaccaaataaatctttataaaacacaatttactattccgaaaatattttaaaaattacatttggctcgtaaatattaaataatataatctacgagtTTATTTGTCAGATTtgatggtctcgaaccactattttcaacatcgttgaaattcaggctattacaaagTAGATATGACATCGAAATTTAGATTTTTGGTTAAATTCATTCTAGGTCTAGTTATATGTTTACACGGTTATGTTTAATACTTTAATTCCGTATTTCATTTAAGCCATTTTGttttaatatcttattttatttacaatgttatatttaagtcattttttatgacattttcttaattttattttaaatttaaatttaaaagataactttagttttaatgttaatttttaattataatgctatttcaatttttaatttaataaatactcaatttattgtataatttatttatttttggaattaaaagTTAAGAGGGTATAAATTGCACCCTGTATaatgatataatattttataattataaattaagttgttaataaaatttttattttgactaccaaaaaatttacaattttcacCGGCTACGTAATTTTTGGCTTGTCCTTAAATAAGTTTCTAGATTCAAGTCTTGTGTATAAaaaaaagaaccaaaaaaaaattacttcCCATTTAAACGTCTAACCTGTTTCAACTCTAAATTTAATCAAGattcaatataattattaaggttaaaatatgtcacaatTCCCTATACTTTTTATAAACTTAGAATTTagttatatacttttatttttaagaatttaatctttactttcagatttcaaaattttagcccaattgttaatttttttaaaattattctattaaatccAAATTCATTACAAACATTTTTTTAGTTACTTAactacaaaaaatatttttttaattttaaaatatcgcACCAATAAATTTAACGAAAAATTTTAACGATATTAATAATTAGACTCGtactttaaaatctaaaaaataaaagaactgaattataaaaaagaaatatagaGATTGAattctaaattattaaaaattatggtaCTACCAACAGTTTGTTGAAAAtacaaaatactttttttttgcgatttcttattttttagaatatttatgtatttttatatatttctttaaattttctagaattaaaattaaattgagatTATTTGTATACTTTTAaggaataatttattaaaattatgattaatacgacataatatgtaaaattaaaaaattaatttattataatactatTTTTTAACTATCAATTAATTGCGGTGTAATTTATCCTTTCCACAAAGAACTATTTGATGAGATTTGTAGAAAGAACAATTGGGAACTCAAAAAGGGAAAGCAACCCACAGATTAGCTTCAAATATGCTTTCACATTTCCCCATGAACTCTCTCTTccattctcttttattttccttaACCCCAAAGTCTTCCCTTCCCATAATCTTTGCCATAAATAAAACTCTTCAATGGCTGAAACAGATTCTTACACCAAACATTATCAACTATTAAAACAACAAAACCAAACCCAAACAAGTACAACACAAGTTTCCTTTACAAAAAGGCTGTTGTAATCATCATTTTCTTGGTTATAATCCCAGTTTTCCCCTCACAAGCACCTGAATTCATCAACCAAACACTGTTGAAGCATAGCTGGGAGCTTCTCCGCTTGTTCTTCTTCGGCATAGCTGTTTCTTATGGGCTTTTTAGTCAACGAAACGATGAAACCGATAAAGAACCCAACAACCAGTCCATGTTCGATAATGTACAGTGTTTCGTGTCTAGATTCCTTCAGGCATCGTCATTTTTCGATGATGAAGCTGAAAACATGTCTGGGTCTGATGAAAGTAAGGTCCAGATATGGAGTAGTCAATATTATAGGAATGAATTACCCACTGTTTTGGTAGCTAAAAAGAAAGgtgatgatgaaattgaaaagCCTTTGCTTTTGCCTGTTAGGAGCTTGAAATCATCACGTGTTACGGAGGTCCATAATGGTGAGAACAACGTCGTTCTTCCTTCACTAATTCCATGGCGGTCAAGGGATGGTGATATAGTGAAGAACAAGACAAGTTACAGGTCTCCATCACCGCCGCCACCTCCGCCGCCATTATTGAAACAAAGGGACTATGTTGATGGTGAAATTGAACATGGGATGGAAACTagtgatgatgataatgatggTACAGAGAGTGAGGATGAAGATGAAATTGTTGGCAAAACATGCATTGTTTCAAGCACCAACAATGGTGAAAACAATGCGGAAGCTGTCGGTCCAAACAATGGTATAGATGGAGGATCCGATGTTGATAAAAAGGCCGATGAGTTTATAGCTAAAGTTAGAGAACAGATTAGGCTTCAAATGATTGATTCTATTAAGAGATGAAGTGGTCAAATCAAGAGAAACTCTACAAGGTAAATAGTTGAATCGctttggagtttttttttttttttaaatgtataaatagctaatacattgaagATTTTTGCTTATGTTCTTGCTGTAATTGAAAAGTGTAGAGGGGAGGTTATCTGATCCAGTGTTGTACCTTCAATGAAAGTGTTGTTTTTGAGATGTTGATACTTAATTAGTTAAGTGGcagtatttttatttatcaatatcttataaaattaaagtttaaactCTGAGAAGACTCTTCACGGAGTTGAgagataaaaatttaatattaaaatttaatataaacacTCTAAAAATAATACATTTGTTGAGTGtccaaaaccaaaaaaattgTATGCTTCTCATGTCAAGcttatatgtaattattattacttGGTTTCTTAAGATATGTGCTCGATATGAGTGTATTGAGTTCTATTTTGTATCGAATTGCTTGAAAAAGTCGGGTTTTTAAGGCATTTAAGTATTGGAATATATGATCCAATGGACCCAAATGCATTAGGATGTACCAAAATAAGTATACTTCATTGGGCTTTCCTTCTTATAAGATATTGTTAAATAGGGATGAATCTACTCTAGGTATTATAGAGATGAATCATAAATTTTTTAAGGTAAAGTGCAATTTTCCCATTATAATAatctataatttcataattttcttaAGAACTATAAGATAAATTTACCATTCTTAACGGAGAAGTCCACTAGTTGCCCCTCGTCTACACCCCTGTTAAGCCCCATGCTTTAAAGCCTATTTGATTCTTCAACAGCATCTCAGGACATTTTTGCCCAAACCTCCAAATTTCAGGTGCACCTTCGGGTTTGGGCAAGGAACTCCATCTCTAGTTGGtggttttgtttaaatttaagggCTAAAACTCCAGGTTGATAACTATAAGAATATATTCTAACATAACCATGACATACATATTTAACTCTTAATGAAAATAATCCAGTTCCAAGAAAAAAATCCATACAAGGAGCATGGAGTTCGTAATACTAAAGACTCCTGAGTCCTGATAATAAACAGAAAATTCACACGCAAACCGTCACACAAAAACACATCTTGTATCTTCAGTTCATTAACATCCCAAGAAACCCAATGGGACTTAATTTAAAAGTCGAAATCTTTTGCAAAGAAAAGAAGCAGTTATATAAACCTTGGTTTCTTCAGCAACATCAGTTGATTTTCCTTTGAATCAGTTGTCATTCACCAGCTTCATTTTGCCTTTTTTGATATAAGCTTCGTCCTTTATCTCTTCAACCGATCTCTTGCCCTTTGCCTCGGCCAACTTCTTTGTGAGGCCATGCATTATTGGGTTATGGTAAACTTCAGCTACGGCAAGTAATGAGTTCTGAATACCTGCACACCCAAATAGAAAAACTTGTTATCAATACGAGGGTGCTTTTGAAATATATTAGTGAGCACATTAGAATTGCATTCTTAAATGTTGTACCCTTGAACAGTAAAGGTACTCTCTTGTGACAGTTTCATATTCAGTTGATTTGCTCTGGCATCACTGGTGCCTTCACCCCAATCACCATATATCTCATTATCTAGAAAAAATAATCAATATTTACAAGTAAGATTGTTATAGTGTGACAGTTTAAGAATGTAGACACCAAATTATAACTGTAGATTAACATAATAGAATATCAACTTGCAGCCATTACCTGACAGATCACAAAGTCCAAAATCACCAAAGTTTTCCATATCAGAAGAACACGGCAGAGACAGAAGAACCTATATTCAAACGAGAATCAGATCTGATCCAAAACTAagcaaattgaattttaaaaatatatacacgCCAAAACTTACAGGATCAACGGCAAAGGTGTTCTCTTGTGACAGTTCCATATTGTGTAGATTTGTTCTAGCACCACTGGTGCCTTCACCTAAATCATCGTATATCTTGTCATCTAggaaacataataatatttacaagtaaGATTGTTATACTGACAGTTTAAGAATGTAAACATCAAATTATAACTGTAGATTAACATAATAGAATATCAACTTGCAGCCATTACCTGACAGATTACAGAACTCAAAACCACCACCATAGTCTTTCAAATTCATATACAGAGCAACCTATATCCAGAAGACAATCAGATCTGACCCAAATCTAagcaaattgaatttaaaaaatatatacacgCCAAAACTTACAGGATCAGCATCATGATCAGGATCAGCATCATGATCAGGATCAGCATCATGATGACTCTTTAAATAAGAGCAAAAGAGTATATGACTTTTAAAATTACATTAGTGACTTCTAATTCACTTTTAATTTATGATAATTTATTATAGTATATGATGTATGTTgtaattttttaacttattttttaaataaaaattcaataaaacacACTCAGGTAGTGCATTGCACAAAAATACAAACTCATTATATATAAAAAGCACTTTCATTACTAATAAATATTCAGATTATATATAGCACTAGGAAAGAACTCTAGCTAAACTCTAAAATTGACAATATCATGCTCACATCTTGCAAGCTCATCAGCTAATTATTACAAGTCCTGTTAGCAGGATAATATTCAACTTCATTAAAGGCTGTACAAATATCCACTATAGCAAAGATTTTTGTCATGGGGAGGAAACACATCTCTGCATATTTAGCTGCAATGAAGCCAAGGGTCAACAAGTTCAAACTGGTTGTTGGTATGAATCAATAAAAAGCTATTCTTATATAGACCAAGAGTAACCATTGAAAATATCATCCATACCATATAACTGTCCTTCATGGCATCCACAAATCGATGCTCACGTATACCAGGAGCAGAATATGTTCCAGTTTGACATCAATTTTACCGCAGCTGTAGTTGTTGTGCTAAAGGAGGCTTCACCTTGAGAGAGTAATTAACAAATACAcagacacacacacacatataccaaaaaaagaagaaactcACCTGAATTAGTTTTAACACATAATACCTCCCAATATATATCAGATTCGTAAATCTCAGCCCGGTTTAACTTTTGACTGGATTTGCAGGCTCGGGTTTTGTAAACCTTCAACAACGCAGTTCAAGTCGGCAAATCCAGTTCAAAAGACAAGACGCAAACTAAGACAGTAAGACCAGTATTAAAATACTGAGCAGCATCATGAATTGTGAGTATTGACCGCGATTCATTGCTTCGTTTACAACCTACCATCTATATTCTCAGCATAGAGAAAATTTGAagcaaattaaaacaatttataaaagaGATTTTGAAATCTTAGAAGGATTTCGAAATATACCTTATTCAATTTCCAGATCTATAGGGAACTTGAAGCCAGAGGCTTGTTTGCGGCCAGAGAAAAGAGCATCTCATATATAAAGAAAATTCTAGGGTTAGCTCGTGCAAGAAGGACTAAATAATTGCATCCTTGCATCCTTCAAACAAAAAAGAGCCATTGGatctaatattttaaaatctgaaccgtttaaaaaaaaagtgaaaaaatttaataatagtaaaaactgTGAAATCAAATCCAGATTACAACTtaccaacaaaaaaaaagtgtgtgcgCTTAAAATTTCCTTTCTGTTTCAGATCAGGAACCAAAGGAGGAGGGGCTAGGGTTTTAGACAAACCAAATCTTCGATTCAGAAATGGCGTCTGCGACGGGATAGGTGAACGGGAAGAGAAAGCCGGTGTATGTTATCATCGTTGATAACTGAAGCATCAATGAAACACTTGACTGCGATGGGTCCTGTTTTTCACATTGAGGTGAGGATCCGGATCTGGGTCTTGAAACATTTGAATTCATGAAGAAAACACGGTAAAAACACCTCTTCAGTCCCTCTCAATTTAGTTGttgagcaaattggtccttttcaaaattttaagttatcaattttaaaagtgagCAATTATGGAggacaatattaatatttttcctCAATTGTTCAGATTTCTTATTTGTATAATAAATTAAGTcttaaatgtttatatattttgttaatttgatattcattcttaaaaatttaataaatttaatctcaatatttacacatttacaaaaataatatggattaaatctattaaattaggatcaaattgatagaatgccTAAATtattgagagttaaatttatttttatatcaatctaatttatgttaatttgatgaaaaacaTTAATCTGTAATTGTCCTTAATTGTTCATTATTGAAATTGATAAGGATTAATTGCTCTGTTTTTTTTAACTAGGACCAATTTATTCAATGTTAAAATTGAAATagattgaaaaaatatttttaccacGACGAAAATGAATTTAGCCGATAACAGTATCATAAGCAACTGCTCGAGGAATGTAAAGTTAGTTTAGCCGGAGACTTCTACTGTTATCACCATCCAATAGCTTAGATATCACTTCTCCCACTACTTTATTACATATCTGCAGATGGAAAGCAACCAAAAATTCAAACTATTATTaaacgaaaaaataaaaagaagttactgggaaaaataaaacttgattggaaaaaaaaaaatcagtacTTCTAATCTTTCACGATAGCCTTTAACTTTAtcctcatttttatttttctgcaCGTTTTTCCCCATCGAACTACAATCTGAGAATAGGGAGAAAAATGATACTAAAATgatcataaaattttgaatatataaactaaaaacaTGCTTATTAATGTTGGAAAAAGAACGATTCCATACtacaaagaaaaagagagagaaactagtaatcaaagaaaaatataaacCAAATTTGATTATATCAAAGCAAAGAGAAAGGAGCAATGGATTGCTTACGGCTGTAGAGTGGAGAACTGTTGTGCCCTGTTTATTATTGTCTAGCCCACAACTCTTATAAACCCTAAGCTTTCGCGCGGATCCGTCGTGCGATGCTATGTCGAGGTTTTGAATCATTTTCCCATCCCAAATTTTCAAAAGTAGTTGgaatttcatttgtttattttaaaaatcttatttaCTGTTGAAAGGAAAACGACAGACCATTTTCTTTTCCGTGTTTTCCTAAAaccaaaattgttttttttttccttttcttttttcagttTTTACTTCGAGG
Protein-coding sequences here:
- the LOC107933716 gene encoding uncharacterized protein, whose translation is MEVYALKMIEPITVFPSQAPEFINQTLLKHSWELLRLFFFGIAVSYGLFSQRNDETDKEPNNQSMFDNVQCFVSRFLQASSFFDDEAENMSGSDESKVQIWSSQYYRNELPTVLVAKKKGDDEIEKPLLLPVRSLKSSRVTEVHNGENNVVLPSLIPWRSRDGDIVKNKTSYRSPSPPPPPPPLLKQRDYVDGEIEHGMETSDDDNDGTESEDEDEIVGKTCIVSSTNNGENNAEAVGPNNGIDGGSDVDKKADEFIAKVREQIRLQMIDSIKR
- the LOC107933732 gene encoding uncharacterized protein isoform X1, whose amino-acid sequence is MKDSYMVALYMNLKDYGGGFEFCNLSDDKIYDDLGEGTSGARTNLHNMELSQENTFAVDPVLLSLPCSSDMENFGDFGLCDLSDNEIYGDWGEGTSDARANQLNMKLSQESTFTVQGYSELITCRS
- the LOC107933732 gene encoding uncharacterized protein isoform X2; protein product: MNLKDYGGGFEFCNLSDDKIYDDLGEGTSGARTNLHNMELSQENTFAVDPVLLSLPCSSDMENFGDFGLCDLSDNEIYGDWGEGTSDARANQLNMKLSQESTFTVQGYSELITCRS